In Runella sp. SP2, the genomic window CCGCTAATTCTGGATAGGTATGACTGGGAGCATGAGGTGATCGGCCGTGGTTTCGCTGATCAACGGCATAAACCGAAAACCCTTGCTCTGCGATTACCTTGCTTATTGTCAGCCAGTTATCACATGACCCAAACAGTCCGTGTAAAATAACCAGTGGTTGCCCTGTGCCTACTTGGCGAAAAAAAAGTTGCATATTTTTAACTGCCTAATTATCGCTTAGCGCGTTTTTTGGAAGATTTTTTTGCTTTACCCGTCGCCTTTGTTGCCTTTTTTCGACGACCAGCGACGGCTTTTGATTTGGTGCGTTTTGAAGCTGCGGCAGGACGAACCACCGCTTCTTTGATTTCACTTTCAACAACCGCTACATTCCCCGCTCTATCCCGCACCTCTAAGCGCAACGTACCTTCAAAATCGAGGGAATCTACCAGTTTGTCAGACCAAATATAACTGCGTTTGTAATCATAATTCATCAATACCCACTCACCATTGACGTAGGCATCAAAACGTTCAATACCCGACATGCCATCTGAAATTCGGGCCGAAATGCTTTTTTTATTGGCTTGAATCACTCGAACGGCTGGTGGGTTGGTGTCGGTAGCCAACCCAAAACTCCCAAGTTCTCGGGTGGTAAAATCAATCGAATTTCCTTCCCATTTCCCCCCGACAAACCTCATACGTCCGCCATCTAAGCGGTACATGTGGGTTTTCTCAGGATTTTCGGGCAGGGCGTCGGGTCGAAAGTTCACTCCAATTGCATCCCGAAGTGGCGTATAAGCATCGTTAATAATCAAGCCATTGGGGCGTGACTGAACCGCTAAATACAGCGTATCAAAAATGCTTTTATTGCCAAAACGAATGGAAAAGCGGTCTTCTTTGTAGGTTTCAATTCGGTCGGGGCGAATGCGTTGCCGAAAATCGGTACGAAGTAACTTATTCCCAATCCGAATCGAGTCGGGCAAATGTTCGCGTAAATCCAGCAAATAAACCGTCTCCCCGTTTGATTTGTAAGCAGGTGAAAGTTGCAAGGGCGCACGCTTACTGAAAATTTCTGCGGGAACGGCTTGCGATAAACCCAACGCACTGATTTTTAATACGTTTTCGGTCGCATCCGTTTTGATGTATGCCAAACTCGGTGCCTGTTCAGATTCTCCCAAGGGCATCATAAGCGTTTCTGTAAGTTCTCCTTTTACCTTAAACCGCAGTATCGACGAATTTTCGTAGGAGTCAAAAAGTGTCACTTGTACTTCGTGCGTCAGCGTATCCCGAATTTGAAGTTTTCCCCGATAGCCATCCGTTTTTTGGAGACCATACAGGTTACCGTCGGGGTTATAACATTTTAAATAACGAAGCCCGTTGCGTTGTTCGGTGGCATAATCAATGACGTTGTTGTAGTCGCGGGTGCTCCAGCTGGGAAACGACGTCATGTTGTAAGCAAACACTTCTTTCCCGTCCAATTTGATTTCAACACAATTGACACCATTGCGAAAGTTGACACCGTTCATTGCATCAAAAGCAATCAGTTCTAACCCAATTTCTCCCCAAGCTTTGATAGTCTGGCCAATGTTATAACTTCCATCTTTTTGACGGACAGGACGAACACTGATTCGTTCAAACTCACCATTGACACGACTTATCAGTGACATCGGACGAATGGCCATTGAATTGAAATACGGCGGAATCTCATCTTCTACTTCCTCAAAACCAAAAAACAGTGGATTGAGGTAATTGTCTTTTGAGTCCCGAATTTCAAAGTGTAAATGCGGGCCTCCCGACCCTCCTGTATTGCCAGACAGGCCAATCAATTCGCCTTTTTGAACGGGAAATTGCTCGGGCGACGGATTTATTTCTATTTCAAACGTTTTGCGTTCGTACTGTTTTTCCCGCAAATAACTCCCCATGGGATCGGCAAACGACAACAAGTGCCCATAAACGGTGGTCATGCCGTTGGAGTGCTTGATAAAAATCACATTGCCATAACCCGTTGTTTGAACCTTGATTTTGGAAATATATCCATCGGCAGCAGCCAACACTTGCAAACCTTCGCGTTGTTGGGTACGGACGTCAATCCCCGCATGGAAGTGATTGGCGCGCAAGTCACCCAATACTCCCGCTAGGGTATTTTTTTGCCCAGGAGAAATCGGAAATATAAAATAGCCTTTGGGAAAGCTGGCTTTTTGGGCAAAGCTTCCAATGACAAAAAAGATACTGAAAAACGGTACGAGAATGCGTTTTATAACCATGTACTAACTTTGGTGTTTTCTTTGTTGGGTTGTTGCTTTTTAGTTCACGAGGTTTTGAGAAACCTCGCGTCGGTTATTGTAACCGACGGCACTCTAAACCGTAAACTTAAAAACCTCAAACCTTTTACTTAACCTCAAATTCCAACATTTTTTTACCTTCAACGAAAGCCGTGAGCTTGTCGCCTGCTTTTACAGGGCCTACTCCTTTGGGCGTACCCGTAAAAATCAGGTCTCCTGTTTTGAGGGTAAAAAAGCGAGATACAAACGATATTATGTAGTCTATTTTGAACAACATCAAAGAAGTATTGCCTTGTTGGCGCGTTTCGCCATTTACTTCCAGATGGAAATTGATGTCTTGCATATCCGCAAATTCTGCCTTTGAAACAAAGTCGGAAATCGGGGCGGAACCGTCAAATGCCTTGGACAATTCCCACGGCAAGCCTTTGGTTTTTAGCTTTGATTGTAAATCACGCGCGGTAAAATCAATCCCAATGCCTACTTGGTCGTAGTATTTATGGGCAAACTTTTCGTCAATATTTTTGCCCATCTTACTGATTTTCACCACAATCTCTACTTCATGGTGAACATCTTGTGAGAAATCGGGCAAATAAAATGCGGCTCCTTCCTTCAACAACGCCGTGTCGGGCTTTTGGAAAATGACGGGGTCTTCTGGAATGGCATTTTGAAGTTCGTGAATATGATCAACGTAGTTACGACCTATGCAAATGATTTTCATAATTTTCTGGATTTTACGCGCACAAAACTACGGACTACCTCCCGTAAAAGGAAATCTATTCTTAGCTTTGTAAAATGAAGTCATTTTATCAACTCCTGTTCCAAAACGAAACGCTTTATCGCGCCCAAGAAGTAGAGGCGATAGAAAAAATAGTCAAAGAGGTCGCCACGTCTTTGGTCCAAGAGCCTGTAGCGGAGGCACCTACACCACCGCCTCCTGCTCCTGTAGCCGCACCCATTCCTTCTCTACCGAATTTTGAGACTCCCAACCTCAACCATCAGGTGTTAATTTTAATCAACGAATCGCCAAAGATGTCGCCGAGTAATACCATATTCTTGGAGAAAGTACTCAAAGCAGTCAACTTAAACCTCGATGGCGTGGACATTTTGAACTTATCGGGAGCCAAACAGATGGATTTTCGACCGTTGCTCCAAAACAAGAAAGTACACCATATTATATCGTTTGGCGTGCCGTTTATCCAAATCAATTTGGAAATTATGATGAACCGCTACGACCCCAAACAAATTGCGGGAGTCAATTTTCTTTTGTCCGAATCGCTCGACATTGTGCAGAGTGACGACAAAAACAAACGCGCCCTATGGAATTGTCTCAAAAGTATGTTTTTGGGCAACTAAAAAGACTTTCCAAGTTTTAAAAAACCTAGAAAGTTTACTATAATCTTTAACGGCATGAAAAAGCTACTTTCCTTCTTCTTTGTTGTATATATTTACTTCCCATCTTTTGGGCAAAACTTTACAGGCGGTTTCAACTTTTCGTTTCCCTACAACGATGGAAGTAATGCCGCTTTTTTACCAAAATTTCCCGCGAAAACCATTGGCAACCCAGACCGCGTTTCGGTCAATGGCAGCAACTTCATCGTCAACGGTCAACCTTTTCGTTTTTGGGGCGTCAATATTACTTCTGCCGCTGCTTTTCCTGCCAAAACCACCGCCCCCGACGTCGCAACCCATGCCCGTAAAATGGGCATCAATTTGGTGCGCTTTCACCACTTAGACAATCCCTGGGGAGGAAACGAAGGCAGTATCTTTGTTTCAGGGCAATCAACTCGAACCTTAAATTCAACAACCCTCGACCGCCTTGATTTTTTTATCAATGAGCTGAAAAAGAACAATATTTATACAAATATGAACTTGAACGTATCACGGACGTTCAAGACTTCCGACGGCGTAGCCAATGCCGATTCACTGCTGGATTTTGCCAAAGGAGTCACCATTTTTGACCCACAGTTGATTGCGCTTCAAAAAGAATACGCTACCCAATTGCTGGGACACGTCAACCCTTACACAGGCTTAAAACTTGCCGAAGACCCTTGTTTGGCCATGGTTGAAATCATCAACGAAAATTCGTTGTATGGCATGTGGGAAGACAACCAACTCAAATCAAGAAAAGATGGTGGTTCTTTACTGTATCGTCAGGCTATTAGACTCGACAGCCTTTGGAATGCGTTTTTGGTGACCAAATATCAAACCCAAGCCACCTTGCAAACCGCTTGGCAAGGGTCGAGCCTTAACATCACAGAAAGAGTAACCGATGGCGGTTTTGAAGGCGCAATGTTGAATACCAACTGGACAATGGAACAAAACGCGGGAGCTACTGCAACCGCTACTTTAGACAATTCGCAAGCCCAGTCAGGCAGTAAATCAGCCAAAGTAACGGTCACGAACAAAGGCACCG contains:
- a CDS encoding M23 family metallopeptidase, with the protein product MVIKRILVPFFSIFFVIGSFAQKASFPKGYFIFPISPGQKNTLAGVLGDLRANHFHAGIDVRTQQREGLQVLAAADGYISKIKVQTTGYGNVIFIKHSNGMTTVYGHLLSFADPMGSYLREKQYERKTFEIEINPSPEQFPVQKGELIGLSGNTGGSGGPHLHFEIRDSKDNYLNPLFFGFEEVEDEIPPYFNSMAIRPMSLISRVNGEFERISVRPVRQKDGSYNIGQTIKAWGEIGLELIAFDAMNGVNFRNGVNCVEIKLDGKEVFAYNMTSFPSWSTRDYNNVIDYATEQRNGLRYLKCYNPDGNLYGLQKTDGYRGKLQIRDTLTHEVQVTLFDSYENSSILRFKVKGELTETLMMPLGESEQAPSLAYIKTDATENVLKISALGLSQAVPAEIFSKRAPLQLSPAYKSNGETVYLLDLREHLPDSIRIGNKLLRTDFRQRIRPDRIETYKEDRFSIRFGNKSIFDTLYLAVQSRPNGLIINDAYTPLRDAIGVNFRPDALPENPEKTHMYRLDGGRMRFVGGKWEGNSIDFTTRELGSFGLATDTNPPAVRVIQANKKSISARISDGMSGIERFDAYVNGEWVLMNYDYKRSYIWSDKLVDSLDFEGTLRLEVRDRAGNVAVVESEIKEAVVRPAAASKRTKSKAVAGRRKKATKATGKAKKSSKKRAKR
- a CDS encoding fumarylacetoacetate hydrolase family protein — encoded protein: MKIICIGRNYVDHIHELQNAIPEDPVIFQKPDTALLKEGAAFYLPDFSQDVHHEVEIVVKISKMGKNIDEKFAHKYYDQVGIGIDFTARDLQSKLKTKGLPWELSKAFDGSAPISDFVSKAEFADMQDINFHLEVNGETRQQGNTSLMLFKIDYIISFVSRFFTLKTGDLIFTGTPKGVGPVKAGDKLTAFVEGKKMLEFEVK